A segment of the Arachis hypogaea cultivar Tifrunner chromosome 5, arahy.Tifrunner.gnm2.J5K5, whole genome shotgun sequence genome:
CTTGTTATCCCTCGCTTTACGGCTAGAAGTAAGGTTTAGGGTAATGGGGTGTTACACGAGAGCTTTTAGACATTCAAAGAAcggacaaaaaatattttaaaacgaaaaagttatgcgcgtttaAAGTTTGgtataaaaatctattttctgcaacttacaaaattttctaagtttgggaCTGCATGCGTACATGGATCTGTGCACGCGACGCGAGCATTAGCCACTACCAAATGCTCTCGCATACGCGGGCACTAGCATGCATACGCGAGCATGTATTTTAAGGCATGCGTAGGCGAGTTTTTAACACGTGACGCGAGGATTCCATTCTGTTTTGGATACTCGTGTACACAAGCAGGGTGTTGTGTACGTGACCACCCTTTTTCAACCATGTGCGTACGCAGAACAGGGGTTTGCGTATGCAAGACCCCTGTTTTACTGAAAAATGgtttttcttcattttcaagGATTCTCTAGCTTTCCAAACTTCTTTAACTTTTAGTTAAGACTCTTAGCTAGTAATTAGACTCTAAGACTATTAAAGATGAGTTAGTGatttaaattggtaaatttttGTTATGAGTTTAGAAGATTGAGACTTTGGTTTCTGGAGTACTTAGGATAAACTAGTTGGGTATTATGACGGAGTACTATATTGATGATGAACTTAAGGACTTGAGAATTGATAATGTTTAAGGCGAGTTTGGGACTTGGAGTTGAATGATGAATTTGTTGAATACTAAAAGTGATCATTGAGAACTATGATATATACTGATTTATACTGAGACTGTTGAGTCACTatgcgcctggcaaggacggtggttaatcccacttACGTTGAGTTGTGAGGTTTATGGCTGAAGATCTCGCTCGCATCCTTTTAGATCATAAGAGTGTGCCAAAAACTATATCACTTGGacagtgtgccaggcactatatccctagGGGTTCCCATTTATATTCGTGACCGAAAGGCGACATTCCGATGGAAATGTGTTGGGTtggtagttgaaccgacaatgtgatatcacagccaataggacaggcattcatcatgtgtatTTTCTATGTGGTTgattgctttgtttacttgcatCCTATGGCTAACTGTATAACATACTGAATTGCTTTTTTATTTACTTGCTATATTATGAacattatttgtgtattacttgtatgtaattacttgtgttttctactgggattgggAAAGCTCGGTAGGCAGTGGTGATaggatcgcatggaggttaggctGGTGAAGGATGTGGGACAGCGGTCTAAATGTTAtcttagaaatcccctaagatagatggCCTGtttaaagattttattaaatTGTTTTATAAGCTTGAATCTTATActtgatgtgaagttctaagattgcctttggcgtcccaaaaccttatatcttacattactgggaaatgttaccatactaagaacctctggttctcataccatatgttgttgttgtttttcagatgcaggtcgcaacccacctcgatgAGTTATGGGATGGTAACAGAGCAGATGATCTTTTACTATCTCTTTTGTATTTTTGGATCATTTTGATgtagattctctctctcttttgtatttttttttgtaactttgtagccttagaggcttactttgagagatatATGTTGCTGTTTAACCTTCTAAAAACTCTGTTATGTCTATATATAATTTAGTCAGTCTAAACTACGCAGACTCTGCCTTTACGCTTGTAGTTATCGTGTGAATATTTTGCGCTTTTCTATCTCTGGCTTGAGCTTTATTTTATTCATCAGACTTCTCGTATTACTATTTCCTTCTACATATACTACTGTATGAGCGTCAGAACTGTTGTGACACTTTGTTATCCTTCACTTTacagctagaggtaaggcttaggatgCTAGGGTGTTATATAAACAAACACAGTCACGTTGAAAGCACGGAAGCAAGGTTAGCTATGTGAGGAATACTTGCAATATCTTTCAAAATAAGATTGATGTAATGAGCAgcacaaaaagacaaaaaaatatttggatacttTTCATGAATGAGTTTTCTAGCAGAAACATAATTAGCAGCATTATCAGTGACCACATGCACAATATTACTAGGTCCAACCCACTCAATAACATCAGAAAACAAAGTAAACAAAGTATCGGTAGTTTTGACCATATTAGAAGCATCAACAGAATTAACAAATGACATACTAGTTGGACAATAAACTAGGAAGTTAATTAAGTTTTGTTGCCTTTGATCAATCCAACCATCTGCCATTAGCATACAATCGGTGCTTTTCCACGAACTCCAATACTTTTCAACAAGCAATTGACACTCTTTCTTGAGATTGACTAGCAAATGAACTCTCATTTCATCATATGATGGTCCCTTGAAATCAGGTCCAATTGCAGCAATAACATCCAATGCAGGTTGAAAGTAAGGTGATTGAATTGCATTGAAAGGAATATGTGCATCAATGATCCATTTAGCAAATCCCAACTTAGCCTTGTGCATAATTTCTTTACTGGCCAAAATACTTTTCAAAGTCAGTTGAAACTCTGGAGTAGTCCTATCTTTAAAATGACTTCCAATTTGTGTAGCAACAacatctcttctcttttcttcgtCTCCCATTGTTGTAGGAACAACAGGATGTATAGGATTAGGCGATTCAGACTATTGTGCTTGTGGTTCCACACAATAAGACTCCTCCTCAAAAATTTTTtccatcttattttttttttcatcaaaagccttttgaattgaaTTTCAACCTCTTCGGTGACTGTTACATACTTTAATTTGTCCAAGAATTTTTGCAAAGTTATATTTCATCCTATATATACCCCTTCCATTATAAGTATTTAAACAAAAGATGCATATATCCTTTTGATTTTTGTCATACTTCACAATGAAATATTCCCGAACCGGGTCAGATTTTTCTCGAGAAGAACCTGTTTGAGATTCTTGGATGGCATTATCTTGTGGTTGTTGATCACTTTGTACTTGTTCCATATAAATTACATACAATATACAAATTACAAATTAGTGAATTACATACAGCAGGCATTACAACAATTACAGCAAAATTTCGAGAATTACATACAGCAGCCAGACCAACAATTACAACTAAATTCAAAGTCCAAAATTGAATTACATACAACAACCATTAGCCCATTACAAATTAGTGAATTATATACAGCAGCAATTACAACAATCACAGGAAAAATTCAAAATCCAACATCGAATTACATACATAAGCCATTACAGataattaactaaataattaattaaccgAATAATCCAAAACTGAATTACATACAGCAGCCAGTACAAATAGAACTCTGCATCGATCCATATAATTAACCAAATAAAGAACTCTGCATCAATTCATATAGTTCATATCAATTCATATCAgttcatataattaacaaaaaaagaaCTCTGCATCAATTTATATAATTCATATAATTAACCAAAAAAAGAACTCTGCATCAATTCATATAGCTCATATCAATTCATAtaattcatataattaacaaaaaaattagttgaaAACGTAGTACAACTCACTGCAGCAGAAAATAGAGAAGGCGGCTAGGTCACGACGGCAGAACAGATGCCCGACAACATTGACAGAGAAGCTTCCAACGACCAGACGAGCAGACGACGCCGACCACGGGAGCTTCGGAGTTTAGACAACCAGATGAATGACGTCGTTGACAGTAGCTTCAATCCACGACGGTAACTTCCTTCCGCTTGTTGAAGGCTCTTCTATCCGGTGATAGTAGCTCTGATGCGGCGTTGATTGTGGTAGATTGGGAGGGACGATGGCTTCTGTtagaattggatgaagattggaACTTGGTAGTGaaattagggatttagggttgaAGTGTTGTGGCTGGTGAGTGAGGGGAAGGGGACTGAGTCTCAAAATAATGGGTTGGGTTACAGGTTACCAGGTAAGAATGAGGGTAAGTGGgttcattttgtttttttttttgtttttttttgtcaaaacaaTGCCGTTTCAGACCCATATTTCAAAATCGGTACTTTTAAAAAGTTGACCGATTCGATCGATTTTTTTGATTAACCATCGATTTGACcgattttttatcaattttttgtaGAACGGTTCTAAGAATCCATTGGATTGGCCATATGACTGATTTTCAATTAATCCGATTGAACCGATCGATTCAATTTGATTTTTAGAATCTTAAATTTTAGAGaagataaaaaattgaaaacatttGAAAAAGGAGTATTTTTGCCCAAAATTTAGATAaatgattattttaaaataaaattttacattaGGATCCATTttgaatgtaaaataattttggagtcgattttgattttcaatctAAATTATAAGGGccaaaattatatttaatcttaaaatttataacaaaattaaattttgtgtggAATCATCATAAAATGTTTGCAAATATTTTCTTTCTAGTACTGATCTAAAGGAGAGAGCAACCACAATAAATAAACATTATAATTATTCCTTTATCAAAACTTTTCtaatattcatttattttttactatGGAACTGTATTCTAATTTCCAATGTATATTTATAATCATAAGGCGGAAGATTAAACCACAAAAAGATTATTAACAAGAATGTGGAGAATGTCTCATCAGGAGTATTATTCAGCCTTTGAATGTAGCACCAACTTCTTCATAATCTCTAATAAAATTTCATTCCATGTATCTATAGGCCCTGGCAAACACCAATGAACACAATCATTTTGAACAATTTTGGATGCAAATGGAAAAGGATTCGTATAAGGACCTGGATGGCCATCTGGTCTCAACAATGCTAACTTAGTCACATCCATTATCTCTAACCTAATTAACCCTCCAAATTCTTTGGCTTTCTCCTTAACAATTTCCACTTCTTCCATCTCAATCCTTCTTATCTCAGCATCcattccttcaaccttcttctcCCCATCTTCATAAGGCTTATCCTTCAAACAAGTACCACCTTTGTTCCACTCACCTTCAAAATGAGACGGTGAATACGTTCTAACAATCACATCGAGTTTGTCACCTTTAGTTGCTTTCGCTTCGATTATGGTATTAAGAGCAACCCTTAAAGCCTGTCTTAACGGATCATAAAAATCATTAACATGATGATTGCAATAACCAAGTTGTGGCAACTTTAGGCAACTTGAAATTGAACCACCCACATAGTAAATTGAAGGAACATCAAACCAATGCCCTAGTGAAATTACAACCATGTCCATTTCATCCAAGTCCCTTGCCCACCTCTCATTAACATGATCCAAATAAATTGTATTGTAATGTGGCCCTTTCTGGGATCTCATATCACCTCTCACAAGAAATGGGGACCAATAGAAGGACAAGTTTGCATTGTGGGAGAGAATGTTCCATTTTCGTGAACCTTTAtggtacaaacgttttggttttGATGAGTCATCATCATTATTACTACCAAGCATGCAAATAAGGGACTCAATTTGGTTCCTAGCAACAGAGTCTCCAACAAATGCCACGTGTCTGTTCCTAATTAGTTGGAGAAAAGTACTAGGATCAAACCTAGGAAGGTTGCAATCATCATTGGGTTTCCATCTCCAATAAAGATACTCTGTGTTAGGCCTTCCATTAGCGATGcaattttgatttttcttcatCTTGCAATATTTGGAGGTTCCATTATACAAAGGTCCTCTTTCGTCACGGACCCATTTGCCATCGGAGTAGTCACATGAACTCTCATTTGCATATTCTATTTTTCctgaggagaaaaaaaaaaaagcagaacaTACATATTTAGAAACAATTTCTATTCCTCtatcttagattttatttttatcaatttgtaACAGTTGTATGTTTCTACGAACTTTTATTGCcaactataaaataaaataaaataaaataaaataaaataaaataaagttcatcaAAACTTTGCCAGAAACAATCATCAAGTATAGATCATATACATATCTTTAATTAGTAAATGAATAGAAATCATATCCCGTCAATAATTTAAACAAGCatattattcatataaatttgTTGCATATGAATGATTTTCCTTACAAGAATGAAGAATAACTAAGTACCTGAAGAATTAGAAGAGGTGTTGACCATGAGTGGGGTGGAAATGGAATAATATGGAAGTTTGATTTGAAATGTTGTAATGAAGGGAAGGGGCACAAAGTAGAATGAAATTATGAGTCCAATAATGGGAAATATGGCATAGAGAGTGTACGAGACTTTGAATGGGTTTGTAAGACCCATAATCTTCAAATGAACGTCCGTTACCTTGTTTCATATCCTAATaacctttcttcttctccttaatatcgttcttcttcttcttgttcttgtctTGGCCAAGAGAATTAAGAAGGGTAATGTCTAACATGCTCACAAGATAATTAGGAGCATCCATACTCCACATAATGATCAGAGCTAGTAAttattaatctatatttatttataatcacCAAAATGTGATAATAGATAATCAATGTGAATTTATGATGAGAAATTGGGTACAATTGAAGGAAGAATGAGGGGACCAATTCAAGATAAGGTTTGTGGTATTTTAACCTTTGATGCCGTGAATAAGATACAAACGAGAAGGGAAATTTTTGAGGGAATTAATAAGTGATCTTTCCTAGTTTGATATCAGAGACAAAcagagagggaaaaaaaaaaagaaaaaaaaaatcaagtattCAATTGAGATCTATACAATATTCTTGTTTCTTCCCAAGGATAGTTAACGAATAAAGAAACTCTACATTATAAGGAAGAGAGAATGAAGGGTAGCCGCAGTGATGAACTCAACAAATTTTAGGAGTggagacaaaaatatttttactaaaataaatgttattaagcatggttaattatattaaaaatataatagagatataaaaattaaaaagatttaataaatatttttattcttaaaatactatttattatatataatttttttaaaaaaatttttatttttaaaatttgagcttaaaatattttaattaaattataaataatttgtcatcttaattaattttacttttacttatttttatacacatttaataataaaagagtgaataattcataattgacATATTGATatactagtatttataatttgaaactaaaattatatatatataaaaaaaactaaacctgtatataaaaatatgtttatataaaataatagaaacttaatttataattattttttatctatttctttttaaaataattaaattttttatatattttttaatttaattttgttatactatcaaattaaagattttatgcatctatttaattatgtattataattaaaaaaataatttttacattcatcacgtaaataattatttaaaaaaataaatgtaattgAATGACTATGTAAAATGATatacatattttaatatatcaaaattaacttctATACTTTTAAATAATTGTTCTACTATTcattataattttcaaatattagtTACCACTCATTGAATTAGaaagtttatttgttataatatttatgacataaaatattttttaatttaaaatagttgTTACAAATAAGattatttaagaaataaaattaaaaagtattatataattttaaaataaagaatattaattaatagatagatattacttttttatttcaactaatattttaaaacaaaacagATATTGataattttacttatatttagaaaattaaaatttagtttgataatcaactaattaattagttttaaaaagcaTATTAACATTggtcattaattttttattgagttaatttatttatttatttttaatttttatattaaatcaaattaaacaaaataaatatttttatatattaaatttaacaaaagattatttttaacataaatctcaaaacaaaattttataaatttttgtgggagaaaaaatatatatatatatgacagatCTATGTTCTTGGTTGCGGGGCAAGCGCCCAttgtaatttgaaattttttgagtagtatatgataataatatttatttgtcctcattaaattattaaatttaatcctataataattttttattcaatttttggtacttaatagttaatttaagaatttcatattagatgtctattataaatttataataatcaattctcaatttaaatgagaTTGTTGTTCTTTTTTAGAAATCAACTTGAAAGAGTATTTATCTTCTTTCAAATtagctttagttagtttttctgtgcaattgcattaattgaaaaaatttatttcgattgtattgttaaaaaaaagattactcaatttttttaaaatataaaatctataaaataaaattctaaattatatgttattatttactattttagtgccttaatttataaattagttattttcaagattaattatattttataataacaaaatataattacaataatCGTGTTATATATTTGTAAAAAAGAATTATCTGTatacaatatatattaaaatataaaatacatattaaaaaaaattaaacaatatatatatatatatatatatatatatatataaatacataataattaatatataatttaataattattttttatatacacataattaatatatatatatatatatatatatatattacttttttctTAAATTTAGTGGGGCAAGTGCCCCTTCCCATACACCTGGGTCAATCTGGGTTGCCGCCGTAACTAATATGAAAATTTAGGGGATGATTGGTTTGGGCGttttcattgtttttatttttttattttttgatgaaaataaaaataaagcatgaaaataacattttaaataaattttcaacgaaaacatttaaaaaaaaatgcataacaaaattaaaaacgcTATTTTCATGTTTCTAatcttttcagttttaatttttgaCGCCAAGTCAATCATCTTTCATGGTTAGCACTATGAAAAAATGGGGAGCTAATTAAGAAACCTTTACAGTAACAGAGGTAAAAGGAATAAACAAGTTTGATATCGGATAAATGTCAGCTCGATAAGTTGAACTGGTGAGCCGAACTTGttcaattatatataaaatattaaaaatataaattaaatacatataaaatacgtgtattaataattatatatataaaataataatatataattatatatatatattaatatttttaattatttaaaattttatatataattaatagttagataatatataaaatttatttttttttaaatattttttataatatataaattataatttattgataaaaaattatagattatattaaataaattcgattgttaatgagtcgagttGTGAGTCAAGCTTAATTTTCGTAAACCGAACTTGAGCTCGGTCTAGATTGGCTTGACTCACTCTCATCCCGATGCGGAGAAAGTTCAAAACTGTGTATTGGATTTAGCAACCCATGGAGATTCAATGTTGCAATCACTTGTACATGAATCGTTGTATCATATTTAGGAAGGAATCCACATACCATCCATAAAGGTCAAGGTGAATTGAAATGTCACACAAGCACGAATTATTGCGGTGATGGATTCTTGATTCATTTGTGTAGTTGTATACTTGTATTCAACAAAAAGCAACATCGTTTTATGGAATACTTGAAGTGAAAGAGTGAAgtcaattattattaaaatttaaacaacgTTCATCTTCAGTTTAATGGTAGGAAGACTACGTGTTCCGTTTCCAAGTTTGATTCTGCTACCTTCTTTTCAATTTTGCATCCTTAAGtgcttatctttttcttttattatttacattTTTGGCAGGAGTCTTGTACTTTTGATAAATATCTGTGGCTTGCTCTGAATCTTTGTTCTTAACTCACCTCTCATGTGTTTTCTATGGAAAACCATCTTGATTGGGGAAATGTTCCAAATCGATTTGAAGCAGTCCCAAAGCCTCAACCAGCATCAGCATATAATTGCATTCAACAAACATCAACATAGTTTATGGAACACTTGAAGTGAAAGAGTGAAcgcaattattattaaaatttaaacaccGTACCAAGTTTTCTGCTACCTCCTTTTCAATTTTGCATCCTAAAGTGCTCATCATgggattcttcttttcttttctttcatttattttttatatttttggcagGAGTCTTTTACTTTTGATAAATATCTGAGGCTTGCTCTGAATCTTTGTTCTTAACTCACTTGTGTTTTCTTGCGATAAACAATATTGTTAATAAGAAAATGAAGCAGCACCTTTCCCAGTTTCCTAGCTTCAAAATTCTCATAAATGTCTAACGCTCCAGCTACAGGTATACTTTGATCTGCCAAAAACCTAATGTTTTGAGAAGAAAAGAATTAGCCTCACTATTTGTTTAGCGAAAGAGATACCGCCAATCCAAAGGGAGAAGCCGCAGGTTCATAAAGATAGATAGAACAGAGAAACCTTGAAGTCCCATATCACCTGGGATAAAGAAAGGGAGGTGAAAATGCAGTGTATAAATACAGATTAATCAGCAACATTCAAACATACTTACCTGGATGGGGTCAATGGGTGATCAAGAAGGCCTATGGCCTAGGTTGGTGACTTCCACTGCACTTAGGAGGGGTGCCTGCCTAACGTCTCCTCAGGTAGGAGAGCCTACATCATAATTTGTTGTAGTGGGGACCTGCGTTCGCGCAGTCCCTGTCCAATTTCAGTTTAAAGTCTTTTAAATCATATataaattggaagaaagtagtTGTAGTCTGTAGACGTCCAttttatttacatatattttaaatttagctGGTTGTTGCAGGCCCGGAGAAAATAACGATGCTATTATGGGGTAAGGTGAGTGGgtcctgaaaaagaaaaaaagaatcaaAGATATATGGGGATTGTGGGGTAGGTGAGTTGGTTGACTAGACTAGCAGGTGATGGTGTATCAAAAACAAGGCcgctataaaattataaataacgtGAATAATATATAAGGCGGACGGTGAAAAATGTCGAATTTGGATCTCTCAAAAATTTCTCTGCGGCCATTCAAGCTAAGCGATGTTGACGACTTTTTGCTATGGGCTGGGGATGATCAAGTCACACAAAACTTAAGATGGAAGACTTGTGGTTCAAGGGAAGAGGCTTTGGCCTTCATAAGAGACGTGTGCATACCTCATCCGTGGCGACGCTCAATCTGCCTTGACGACCGTTCCATAGGCTTTGTTTCGGTGTATCCGTGGTCAGGTGATGATAGATGCAAGGCTGACATAGGCTATGCCGTGGCGGCAGATTACTGGGGCCAAGGCATAGCCACCAAAGCAGTGAAGATGGCTGTACCTCAAGTGTTCAATGACTTGTCTCATTTGGTAAGGTTGCAGGCTTTCACTTCCCCTGAGAACAAGGCTTCTCAGAGAGTAGTGGAAAAGGCTGGGTTCCTTAAGGAGGGTCTGCTCAGAAAGTACATTTATTTTGAAGAGAACATTAAGGATTCGGTAGTGTTTAGTTTCTTGTCAACTGATGAATTTCCTCATGATGACTAGTGGAAATAATCTAATATGGTTTGTGCTGGAAGTAGTGTCTAATGAAATCCCTTTTGTTATGGGATATGCTTGTATTGTATATTTCTTTCTATAATGTGATGCTTCTTTTGGAACAACCTTACCTATCTCTCTGTCTTCTTTTTATATTTGATCAATATGTGACTTGAGGTCCATATGAACTTGAATCTCAATGAACATAATGGATTTGGTTAGTTGCTCATGATTTCTTGTTTCAACTTAACAAAAAAACCAACAATACCACCTAACCAATGCCATGTTACACAAACCATTCCTTTATTCTGAATCCCCACCCCAAATAATGTACATATGCTATAATTAATTGGTTACAGGGTAGATTCTGAGAATTGTTTGGTATTTACCACTCTGGATAGGTTGATTTGGGTTCCCAAGCATATCATCCAGTTCTTTTGCAAACCTCTCCATATCACTGGCAGGCAAGTAAATTGGAACTAAAACACCACCTCCATTTACATTCCCATAATCCATGAGATCCATTTCTTCGAAGCTATTGTCTGATGCCCCATTACTAATTAATCATgtattgaattattgatatatcaataaaaataattaatttttaaatttattatttaaaaattatttaaatatataaatctaaTTAGGCAATTTTGTAAAATTCTGTAAGATTCTTTTTTATATAATGTAAAGTTCGCTAGTTTTTTCGCCAAATATAAAAATTCATGGcccttctattttcatttttcactaTTTTCACTTTTCACTTTTTTTCACTCTCATCCTTTTTTCtcttgtaaaattttttattttcggtTTTTTGACAATTTTAAGTAATTCTGTTCTTTTgtctctttttaatttaatttattattgtgttattttatgattttaacatGTTTATTTAGTTAGATTAAGTTTTGttgttagttttaaattttagttagttTGATAATtagatgatatagttagtttataGTACCATCTATTGTTAGTTTAGATAATGTAAAATGATCATTTGAACTAATTATGCtttagagtaaaattatagtttATGGTCTAAgtatttagaatttttagatttaaatCCTAGTAATTTTTATCTGTAATAACATTacggaaatataaattttttaaaattatatcagttTTGTCATGACATTGTAgattataatacaaaaaaattataaaattaaattacttttataaaaagGTCGTAGGGGACAAAAGTTTCTATCGGTTAAGAAGGTCTGAGTCTCCatagataaaaaaatcaaataataagatttttagttattattttcatgtgaaagagtttaattctttactaataattaaaagaatttaatgtgtatacttttacatttgaTTAGGTATTAACTATTAAGTCTattgcacaaatagaaataattaatttttatgtttgttatttaaaaataatatatttttctctctatgtatatcaaaatataattagatattagcataaaagaATTtctattgatagttataaaattaactcaattttttttaaataatttaattttgattctaacttttaatcacaacattagtattctctccaaattatatgtaataaatatttaaaagaagagaagtgaaaatatagattagatagataaacagtaaaaatttaaaactaaataaaaaatatgtatataataataatatttttaatttgaattaaattatttagttattttattttttgtagaatagaCAGGTAGAgtaaaatagagaatgagagaaag
Coding sequences within it:
- the LOC112801075 gene encoding uncharacterized protein, with the translated sequence MSNLDLSKISLRPFKLSDVDDFLLWAGDDQVTQNLRWKTCGSREEALAFIRDVCIPHPWRRSICLDDRSIGFVSVYPWSGDDRCKADIGYAVAADYWGQGIATKAVKMAVPQVFNDLSHLVRLQAFTSPENKASQRVVEKAGFLKEGLLRKYIYFEENIKDSVVFSFLSTDEFPHDD
- the LOC140184869 gene encoding uncharacterized protein; the protein is MGDEEKRRDVVATQIGSHFKDRTTPEFQLTLKSILASKEIMHKAKLGFAKWIIDAHIPFNAIQSPYFQPALDVIAAIGPDFKGPSYDEMRVHLLVNLKKECQLLVEKYWSSWKSTDCMLMADGWIDQRQQNLINFLVYCPTSMSFVNSVDASNMVKTTDTLFTLFSDVIEWVGPSNIVHVVTDNAANYVSARKLIHEKYPNIFLSFCAAHYINLILKDIASIPHIANLASVLST
- the LOC112799637 gene encoding xyloglucan O-acetyltransferase 1; translation: MGLTNPFKVSYTLYAIFPIIGLIISFYFVPLPFITTFQIKLPYYSISTPLMVNTSSNSSGKIEYANESSCDYSDGKWVRDERGPLYNGTSKYCKMKKNQNCIANGRPNTEYLYWRWKPNDDCNLPRFDPSTFLQLIRNRHVAFVGDSVARNQIESLICMLGSNNDDDSSKPKRLYHKGSRKWNILSHNANLSFYWSPFLVRGDMRSQKGPHYNTIYLDHVNERWARDLDEMDMVVISLGHWFDVPSIYYVGGSISSCLKLPQLGYCNHHVNDFYDPLRQALRVALNTIIEAKATKGDKLDVIVRTYSPSHFEGEWNKGGTCLKDKPYEDGEKKVEGMDAEIRRIEMEEVEIVKEKAKEFGGLIRLEIMDVTKLALLRPDGHPGPYTNPFPFASKIVQNDCVHWCLPGPIDTWNEILLEIMKKLVLHSKAE